A stretch of the Capsicum annuum cultivar UCD-10X-F1 chromosome 10, UCD10Xv1.1, whole genome shotgun sequence genome encodes the following:
- the LOC107845167 gene encoding UPF0481 protein At3g47200-like, whose protein sequence is MDTQSSKGTMVTREEGTSIGDEIFVDECRIITHQDSIWNFQEIGENERQWMQSLEKRRGDIGSLQKPKIQKVTKKFREIESNVRFYEPLVVSIGPFHHGKPELQLMEKHKELQALQFADQDSTKERPEGVFKWLPTTSVSIDVLYKKVKNIMPSVRECYDDELIKEYSHEEFAQMMLLDGCFILQYFHCIVTGNSKELKMKSHDIAFIRRDLFLLENQLPLEVLQVLMSCKFKNNEGLGMIKKFISSAHTKPPQPTGFIEGINDFILDFFGDTQKVMSFLGKICGEEEPSFTKQESMKNRLPAHLLELLKIHLIDPNAFSEGGCYLRGEWCPYRSAMELRRAGICFMPGKSRRLSEIKFASFHCTAHLTLPRITIDDSTKAEFLNLIAYEACPDTPDDFAITSYICFMRSLIDNAEDVKELRSKDILLNFFGTDEEVENLFKEIALNLVPNPHAFVDVKDKIEKQCSSRRKAWCAELKNTHFASPWTILAFIAALFVIALQVAGLVLSAFQTYYAAHDNKGS, encoded by the coding sequence ATGGACACACAATCTTCTAAAGGAACAATGGTTACCAGAGAAGAAGGTACGAGCATTGGCGATGAAATTTTTGTTGATGAATGCAGAATCATAACTCATCAAGACTCAATCTGGAATTTTCAGGAAATCGGAGAAAATGAGAGACAGTGGATGCAATCATTGGAGAAGAGAAGAGGGGACATTGGCTCATTGCAGAAGCCAAAAATTCAAAAGGTCACTAAAAAGTTTCGCGAGATTGAATCAAACGTGAGGTTCTATGAGCCCCTTGTGGTTTCTATCGGACCATTTCACCATGGCAAACCAGAACTTCAGCTTATGGAGAAGCACAAGGAGCTACAAGCACTTCAGTTTGCCGATCAAGATAGTACCAAAGAAAGACCTGAAGGGGTCTTCAAATGGCTTCCGACAACTTCAGTGTCCATCGATGTGCTTTACAAAAAGGTCAAGAACATTATGCCTAGTGTCAGGGAGTGTTATGATGATGAACTGATCAAAGAATACAGCCACGAGGAGTTTGCACAGATGATGCTTCTGGACGGATGCTTCATCCTCCAATACTTTCACTGTATTGTCACCGGCAATTCTAAGGAGCTCAAAATGAAGAGCCATGATATAGCTTTCATTCGCCGTGATCTTTTCTTACTGGAGAATCAGTTACCATTGGAAGTCTTGCAGGTGCTAATGAGCTGTAAGTTCAAGAATAATGAAGGACTGGGGATGATAAAAAAGTTCATCTCAAGTGCACATACAAAACCTCCTCAACCTACCGGATTCATTGAAGGTATCAACGATTTCATTCTTGATTTCTTTGGGGATACTCAAAAAGTTATGAGCTTTCTTGGGAAGATCTGTGGAGAAGAAGAGCCTTCCTTTACAAAACAAGAAAGCATGAAAAATCGGCTTCCTGCTCATCTCCTCGAGCTATTAAAAATACATCTCATAGATCCGAATGCTTTCTCTGAAGGTGGGTGCTATCTAAGGGGTGAGTGGTGCCCTTATCGTTCAGCCATGGAGCTGCGGAGAGCAGGAATCTGTTTCATGCCTGGAAAGAGTCGTCGTCTTTCAGAAATTAAGTTCGCTTCATTTCATTGTACAGCTCATTTAACACTTCCACGTATAACCATAGATGATTCTACCAAGGCGGAGTTTTTAAACTTGATCGCGTATGAAGCATGTCCTGATACGCCAGATGACTTTGCAATTACATCTTATATTTGCTTCATGCGTTCACTTATTGATAATGCTGAAGATGTGAAGGAGTTgagatcaaaagatatacttCTTAACTTTTTTGGAACTGATGAAGAAGTAGAGAACCTCTTCAAGGAGATAGCTCTAAATTTGGTGCCTAATCCACATGCCTTTGTTGACGTGAAAGACAAAATTGAGAAACAGTGCAGCAGCAGACGAAAAGCATGGTGTGCTGAGTTGAAGAACACTCATTTTGCTAGCCCCTGGACTATTTTGGCATTCATTGCGGCACTTTTTGTCATCGCTTTGCAAGTCGCTGGTCTTGTTCTATCAGCCTTCCAAACCTATTACGCAGCTCATGACAACAAAGGGAGCTAG
- the LOC107845166 gene encoding UPF0481 protein At3g47200-like, whose translation MELRRAGIHFRPGKSRRLSDVKFTSFHCSGQLTLPPITIDDSTKSEFLNLVAYEACPDTPDDFAITSYLSFMDSLVDQPEDVKELRSKGILLNFLGSDQEVADLFNEIARDLVPNPHAYVDEKAKIENHYNNKGKIWIAEWKSTHFNTPWTVVAFIAALFVICLQVSDTFLAGVQTYYATHQNGNN comes from the coding sequence ATGGAGCTGCGGAGAGCAGGAATCCATTTCAGGCCTGGAAAGAGTCGTCGTCTTTCAGATGTTAAGTTCACTTCCTTTCATTGTTCAGGTCAATTAACACTTCCACCTATAACCATAGATGATTCTACCAAGTCGGAGTTTTTAAACTTGGTCGCGTATGAAGCATGTCCTGATACGCCAGATGACTTTGCAATTACATCTTATCTTAGCTTCATGGATTCTCTTGTCGATCAACCTGAAGATGTGAAGGAGTTGAGATCAAAAGGTATACTTCTTAACTTTCTTGGGAGTGATCAAGAAGTGGCCGATCTCTTCAACGAGATAGCAAGAGATTTGGTGCCTAATCCACATGCCTATGTTGATGAGAAAGCCAAAATTGAGAATCATTACAACAACAAAGGCAAGATTTGGATTGCTGAGTGGAAGAGCACTCATTTTAATACCCCGTGGACTGTTGTCGCGTTTATTGCAGCTCTTTTTGTCATTTGTTTGCAAGTCTCTGATACATTTCTAGCCGGCGTCCAGACATATTATGCAACTCATCAAAACGGCAACAACTAA
- the LOC107843887 gene encoding uncharacterized protein At5g39865 gives MGCSASRSYDFVTTDPQNPWNSSSSSHSQSPYSYSDSSSTPVSRTLSLPTPLVHHPAMCKGDTNHLVSLTSTTYGSLVLIDPQIPNPNPNPNFKNPMVKSLNGLNGTDSQDPSSPDSVINTWELMEGLDEFDFHVVKSKVESPKKVKCKSVDIQCELDTSELENSYEFVEHSDSKPLWKHLSEEQLLAKMDPNVATSYRQALSSKRFVHKESEDCPKPEIVSSIELESSEVSSLSSSLPGNGVHLKGKEDKIQPDIVSTIELESSNASLLSSLLPSNDVRLKGTEDKIVLYFTSLRGIRKTYEECCIVRTIFRGFRVCVDERDVSMDSSYRKELQNVLEGKAVGLPQVFIGGKYVGGAEEIKQLHEAGELANLVEGFAVKHSGFVCESCGDARFVPCPNCNGSRKVFEEEEGKLRRCPSCNENGLIRCPSCCP, from the coding sequence ACAATCTCCATATTCCTACTCAGATTCCTCTTCAACTCCAGTTTCAAGAACCCTTTCACTTCCAACCCCTTTAGTTCATCATCCTGCTATGTGTAAAGGTGACACAAATCACTTAGTTTCCCTTACTTCTACTACTTATGGTTCCCTTGTGTTAATTGACCCCCAAATTCCAAACCCTAACCCTAATCCTAATTTCAAGAACCCTATGGTAAAATCCCTAAATGGGCTAAATGGGACTGACTCACAAGATCCTTCATCTCCTGATTCAGTAATCAATACTTGGGAGCTAATGGAAGGGCTTGATGAGTTTGATTTCCATGTGGTGAAGTCTAAAGTTGAGTCTCCTAAAAAGGTTAAGTGTAAGAGTGTTGATATTCAATGTGAGTTGGATACAAGTGAGTTGGAAAACAGTTATGAGTTTGTTGAGCATTCGGATTCGAAGCCGTTATGGAAGCATTTGTCTGAGGAACAATTGCTTGCTAAAATGGATCCTAATGTAGCTACAAGCTATAGACAAGCATTGTCTTCCAAAAGATTTGTGCATAAAGAGTCAGAAGATTGTCCAAAGCCTGAAATTGTTAGTTCGATAGAGTTAGAGTCGAGTGAAGTAAGTTCGTTGAGCTCATCGTTGCCTGGCAATGGTGTCCATTTAAAGGGTAAGGAGGATAAAATACAGCCTGATATTGTTAGTACGATAGAGTTAGAGTCAAGTAATGCAAGTTTATTGAGCTCGCTGTTGCCCAGTAATGATGTTCGTTTAAAGGGTACGGAGGATAAGATTGTTCTGTATTTTACCAGTTTAAGAGGAATCAGGAAGACTTATGAAGAATGCTGCATTGTGCGAACGATCTTTAGAGGTTTTCGGGTCTGTGTGGACGAAAGAGATGTATCTATGGATTCATCATATAGAAAAGAGTTGCAAAATGTTTTGGAAGGAAAAGCGGTTGGCTTGCCTCAGGTGTTTATTGGAGGAAAGTACGTTGGTGGTGCGGAAGAGATTAAGCAACTTCATGAGGCTGGAGAGCTGGCTAATCTTGTGGAAGGCTTTGCAGTTAAGCATTCTGGTTTTGTTTGTGAAAGCTGTGGCGATGCCAGGTTCGTACCCTGCCCAAATTGCAACGGGAGTCGAAAAGTATTTGAAGAGGAGGAAGGGAAATTGAGGAGGTGCCCCAGCTGTAACGAAAATGGATTGATTCGATGCCCTAGCTGTTGCCCATGA
- the LOC107843888 gene encoding mitochondrial fission 1 protein A, translated as MEAKINQFFGPIVTFINGGDQLPWCSSDIVVGCEKEVADATTGASDEGKNESIMRLSWALVHSKQPRDVQRGIAMLQASLANSSSPLQHREKLYLLAVGFYRSGEYSRSRELTDQCLEIAPDWRQALSLKKAIEDRITKDGVIGIGITLITIGLIAGGIVASLVRRK; from the exons atggaggcAAAAATCAACCAATTTTTTGGACCAATTGTTACATTCATCAATGGTGGGGACCAACTTCCTTGGTGCTCTTCTGACATTGTTGTT GGCTGTGAGAAAGAAGTTGCAGATGCTACGACCGGTGCTTCAGATGAAGGGAAGAACGAGAGTATTATGAGATTATCGTGGGCGCTTGTTCATTCTAAACAACCTCGAGATGTGCAACGAGGGATCGCTATGCTTCAGG CTTCACTTGCCAACTCAAGTAGTCCACTACAGCATCGAGAAAAGCTTTATCTTTTAGCTGTTGGGTTTTACAGAAGCGGGGAATATTCAAGGAGCAGGGAGCTTACGGATCAATGTCTGGAG atTGCACCGGATTGGAGACAGGCTTTGTCGCTTAAGAAGGCTATCGAAGATAGAATCACTAAGG ATGGTGTCATTGGTATAGGAATCACTCTGATTACTATAGGACTCATTGCTGGTGGGATTGTAGCATCGTTGGTCCGAAGAAAATGA
- the LOC107845164 gene encoding probable O-methyltransferase 3 translates to MADHNDQNLTPSELLLAETQSWNQLYFFIEHVTLKCAFQLGIPNAITKHGKPMTLSKLMSSLSISPSKYPYFHRLTRILVHYGLLILQKHEDNNVDDGDDSKGYYSLAPTDRYIMKDGPWNSMEDQDSFFFKAWNCLGDWFRNEDPSAFYTAYGDLFWSKLSRDTSSGNWFHANMARDSRSFMNVLIGNEFKDVFKGLTSLVDVGGGTGTVAMAITKKFPDMKCIVLDLPPVVANLQGSENLEFVAGDMFQKIPAANAVLLKSILHDWNDEECVKILKNCKDAITRSGKVIIIDMVMENPELDDESFQAQLFIDMLMMVFLGSKERNKKEWEKLFFDAGFTSYKIILTLGLRSVIELYP, encoded by the exons aTGGCTGATCATAATGATCAAAACCTTACTCCTAGTGAGCTTCTTTTAGCTGAAACACAATCATGGAACCAGCTGTATTTCTTCATAGAACATGTAACATTGAAATGTGCATTTCAATTAGGCATACCTAATGCCATAACCAAACATGGCAAACCAATGACACTATCAAAACTCATGTCTTCCCTCTCTATTAGCCCTTCAAAATATCCCTATTTTCACCGCCTTACACGAATATTAGTTCATTATGGCTTGTTGATTCTACAAAAACATGAAGACAACAACGTTGACGATGGTGATGATAGTAAAGGGTATTATTCGCTTGCACCAACTGACCGATATATAATGAAGGACGGGCCTTGGAACTCGATGGAAGATCAAGATTCATTTTTCTTTAAAGCATGGAACTGCTTAGGTGATTGGTTCAGGAATGAGGATCCGAGTGCATTTTACACAGCATATGGAGATTTATTCTGGAGTAAACTTTCGAGAGATACGAGTAGTGGTAACTGGTTTCACGCGAACATGGCTAGAGATTCGCGATCATTCATGAACGTGTTGATTGGCAACGAGTTTAAGGATGTTTTCAAAGGATTGACATCTTTAGTGGATGTTGGAGGAGGGACTGGTACTGTTGCAATGGCCATAACCAAAAAATTCCCTGACATGAAATGTATTGTTCTTGATCTTCCCCCCGTTGTTGCTAACTTGCAAGGAAGTGAAAATTTGGAGTTTGTAGCAGGGGATATGTTTCAGAAAATTCCCGCTGCTAATGCAGTCTTACTCAAG TCAATTTTGCATGATTGGAATGATGAAGAATGTGTGAAAATTTTGAAGAATTGCAAGGATGCAATAACAAGAAGTggaaaagttataattatagatatGGTAATGGAAAATCCAGAGTTGGATGATGAATCTTTTCAAGCACAACTCTTCATAGACATGTTGATGATGGTTTTCTTGGGTAGCAAAGAGAGGAACaaaaaagaatgggaaaaacTTTTCTTTGATGCTGGTTTTACTAGTTACAAAATTATTTTGACTCTTGGTTTAAGGTCTGTCATTGAGCTCTATCCGTAG